Genomic window (Mesorhizobium sp. M4B.F.Ca.ET.058.02.1.1):
GATGCGGGGCTGCGTAATACGGCGGCGTTCGGCGGGCAAGTGCGGGCGTTGGCGAATTATCAATCCCTAAAATGCTATGTTTCCGCGCAAGCAGGCATCAATCCCGTGGGAATATGGTGCCGGTTTGTTGGGCCAGGGGAAACTATCATGGTGTCGATGCGTGTCCTTGCAGCGCTTGGCGTCGGCCTGTCGGCAATTACCGGCGGCGCCCAGGCTTCGTCCATTGTCGTGTTGGGCGCGTCGACCACGACGCCCTCCATCATCCGGCTCGCGCCCGAACCGATGAAGCTCGGCTCGACGCCGTCGGTCGTGGCGCTTGGCGAGCCCGCACTCGATGTCACCGACGAGAAGGTCGCGGCGATCCCCGATAAGTCCACGCACCATGGTTCCATGCAGAGCCCGATGATCATTCGCGGCGGCGTCGTCGGCGGCGCTTTTGCAACGCCTGCCGCAGCACCGGCCAAGGCCACCACCGCCACGGCGCCGGCGACCGAGACAACGCCCACCGCCGACGGCAAGCCGGCCGGCGAGGCGACCGCGTCAAACGGCGCCGCCGAACCGAAGCCTCAGCCAGAGGCGCAGCAGCCACAACCGGCAGCCGCGCAGCCGGCACCGATATCCCCCGTCGGAAAAGCCATGTAGGCTTTTCAGTGGAGGCTGATCCGTCATCCGGCGCATATGCCCGGATGGCAGTATTCCTTCTGATTCCATCCTGCTGCCCGAAATGTCAGACGGCATCGGTGGAAGAAGACTGGGTTTTCAAAAGGGGGTTCATCATGAACGAGACGAGACGATTTGCCGTCGCCGCATTGCTGCTGGCGTCGGTGCTGGGCACGAGCACGGCGCGGGCCGACGATATGCTCGGCTCCTATGTCGCGCGCATTTCCGAGCGGGATCATCACGCCAGCGACGGCTATCCGCTGGACAGCGCCGCGCAGATGGTGCGGCAGGACCGCGCCAACTGGCACAAATTCCACCGGCGCGACCGCGACGACGAGGGTGACGCCTGGTTCCGCAGCAATGATGACCGCGCCGACCTGGAGCGGATGTTGAGGCGCGGCGGCGCCATGAGCGGCGCGACACGGCGCGCCATCGTCAATGGCGAGGCGCTGATCCAGGTCGATGTCTATTCGAACAGCGTCTACGTCAGCATCCTCGAGGACTGACGGCAAAAAGGGCGGCGCGTTGGCGCCGCCCTTCCTCTAGCTCAGCGGGCTATGCGGTCGTGGAGGACGGAGAGGCCGCCTCCAAAATGGCTCAGGCGGCTTCTTCCTTGTCCTCGTCGGACTCGTCTTCGTCGTCGGCCTTCACGCCGTCTTCCTCGTCCTCATCCTCGTCCTCGCCGTCTTCGTCCTCGTCACCACCCAACAGGGTCGCTTCGTCGTCGGCATCCTCGCCGTCCTCGTCGTCACCTTCCTCGTCATCGTCAGACTGATCGGCGGCTTCGACCGCGGCAGCTGCGGCATGGTCGAGCATGTCGTCGGAAGC
Coding sequences:
- a CDS encoding ATPase, coding for MNSDHDIEVTEETAAAAEAIESASDDMLDHAAAAAVEAADQSDDDEEGDDEDGEDADDEATLLGGDEDEDGEDEDEDEEDGVKADDEDESDEDKEEAA